One Phocaeicola dorei genomic region harbors:
- a CDS encoding porin family protein produces the protein MKKLAFFILLSLVTLGVSAQSNLKWNVNAGIGMSNWYGDDTDGTDAKFAYKVGIGLEVPFANTNVWSFQTGLNFISKGVKGNGVTDAWDVVDVTINQLYLELPLMVGARIHTASNFDLLFKGGPYLAYGVGGKTKIDGVSEKADTFGDDGLKRFDAGLGLGVAFEFGKIVVGVETGTSFTKVASGASAYNLSALATIGYKF, from the coding sequence ATGAAAAAACTAGCCTTTTTTATTTTATTGTCATTGGTTACACTAGGTGTTTCTGCACAATCAAATCTGAAGTGGAATGTGAATGCGGGTATTGGTATGTCAAACTGGTATGGTGATGATACGGATGGTACAGATGCTAAATTTGCTTATAAAGTGGGTATAGGTTTGGAAGTACCTTTTGCTAATACTAATGTATGGTCTTTCCAGACAGGTTTGAATTTTATTTCTAAAGGTGTGAAAGGTAATGGAGTAACTGATGCTTGGGACGTGGTTGATGTGACAATCAACCAGCTTTATCTGGAACTGCCTTTGATGGTTGGTGCTCGGATACATACAGCCAGTAATTTTGACCTTCTTTTCAAAGGTGGTCCGTATTTGGCTTACGGAGTTGGCGGAAAAACTAAAATAGATGGTGTATCCGAGAAAGCTGATACTTTCGGTGATGATGGTTTAAAAAGATTTGATGCCGGTTTGGGTTTAGGAGTTGCTTTTGAATTTGGCAAAATAGTCGTAGGTGTTGAAACTGGCACAAGTTTTACTAAAGTAGCTAGTGGTGCTAGTGCTTATAATCTTTCTGCATTGGCCACTATCGGTTATAAATTCTGA
- a CDS encoding porin family protein, giving the protein MALIDRVRVIKLLLFALFVMVRTVAPAQNQVDWSIKAGIGMANIIGDNMGSPKVKLAYKLGIGLECPFDKVWSLQTGVSFVSKGTNHTAVETDGISAQAKVNVSYLELPVMVAARFAMDRNTHILVAAGPYGAWGIGGKTKALGHRWSSSSTPDWNTGNVVEIDTFGKGGLDLRRFDYGVAIGLSVEYRHYMIGVEGRLGLCKLQKELQGKNITGFVTAGYKF; this is encoded by the coding sequence ATGGCACTAATAGATAGGGTAAGGGTGATAAAACTACTTCTTTTTGCACTGTTTGTGATGGTAAGAACGGTGGCTCCGGCTCAGAATCAGGTGGATTGGAGTATAAAGGCCGGTATCGGCATGGCAAATATTATAGGTGATAATATGGGATCTCCTAAAGTAAAGCTGGCGTATAAATTAGGCATTGGTCTGGAATGCCCTTTTGATAAGGTCTGGTCTTTACAAACAGGCGTCTCGTTTGTTTCCAAAGGGACTAATCATACGGCTGTTGAAACAGATGGAATTTCGGCTCAGGCGAAGGTAAATGTATCTTATTTGGAATTGCCTGTAATGGTGGCAGCCCGGTTTGCAATGGATCGGAATACTCATATACTTGTTGCTGCAGGGCCCTATGGAGCATGGGGGATTGGTGGTAAAACCAAGGCTTTAGGGCATCGCTGGTCATCATCTTCTACGCCGGATTGGAATACTGGAAATGTGGTTGAAATAGATACTTTTGGCAAAGGCGGACTTGATCTGCGCCGTTTCGATTATGGAGTGGCAATAGGGTTGTCGGTGGAATACCGGCATTATATGATAGGAGTGGAAGGACGGTTAGGGCTGTGCAAACTTCAAAAAGAACTTCAAGGGAAAAATATTACCGGGTTTGTAACAGCGGGATATAAATTTTAA
- a CDS encoding phosphoribosylaminoimidazolecarboxamide formyltransferase, protein MAKELELKYGCNPNQKPSRIFMQEGELPIEVLNGRPGYINFLDAFNSWQLVKELKEATGLPAAASFKHVSPAGAAVGIELNDTLKKIYFVNDLPLTSLATAYARARGADRMSSYGDFIALSDTCDEATARLINREVSDGVIAPNYTPEALEILKNKRKGTYNVIKIDPAYRPVPIEHKDVFGITFEQGRNEIKLDESLLTHIPTKSQHFPDEAKRDLIIALITLKYTQSNSVCYVKDGQVIGIGAGQQSRIHCTRLAGNKADIWYLRQHPKVMNLPWVEKIRRADRDNTIDVYISDDHEDVLADGIWQQFFTKKPKVLTREEKRAWLDTMKGVSLGSDAFFPFGDNIERAHKSGVAYIAQTGGSVRDDHVIDTCDKYGITMAFTGIRLFHH, encoded by the coding sequence ATGGCAAAGGAATTAGAATTAAAGTACGGCTGCAACCCCAATCAGAAGCCGTCACGCATCTTCATGCAAGAAGGGGAACTGCCTATCGAAGTATTGAACGGACGTCCCGGATACATCAATTTTCTGGATGCTTTCAACAGCTGGCAACTGGTCAAGGAATTGAAAGAAGCTACCGGACTGCCCGCAGCAGCCTCTTTCAAGCATGTCAGCCCGGCAGGAGCTGCAGTAGGAATCGAGTTGAATGACACCTTGAAGAAAATTTATTTTGTAAACGACCTACCACTTACCTCATTGGCTACCGCATATGCCCGCGCTCGTGGCGCTGACCGCATGTCTTCTTACGGAGACTTTATCGCATTGAGCGATACTTGCGACGAAGCTACCGCACGCCTCATCAACCGTGAAGTTTCAGACGGTGTCATAGCTCCCAATTATACACCGGAAGCGCTAGAAATCCTGAAAAACAAACGCAAGGGGACATACAATGTAATTAAAATAGACCCAGCTTACCGCCCTGTACCTATTGAACACAAAGATGTATTCGGTATTACTTTTGAACAGGGCCGCAACGAAATCAAACTGGACGAAAGCCTGCTGACCCATATTCCAACTAAAAGCCAGCATTTTCCAGACGAAGCAAAACGCGATTTGATTATTGCCCTCATCACCTTAAAATATACACAAAGTAATTCTGTTTGTTATGTAAAAGACGGACAGGTTATCGGCATCGGTGCCGGCCAGCAAAGCCGCATCCACTGTACACGTCTTGCCGGTAATAAAGCGGATATATGGTATTTGCGCCAACATCCTAAAGTAATGAATCTGCCGTGGGTAGAAAAAATCCGCCGTGCAGATCGTGATAATACAATTGATGTCTATATCAGTGACGACCATGAAGATGTTTTGGCTGACGGCATCTGGCAACAATTCTTCACAAAAAAACCGAAAGTACTGACCCGCGAAGAAAAGCGCGCATGGCTGGATACCATGAAGGGGGTATCATTGGGATCGGATGCTTTCTTCCCATTTGGTGACAATATAGAACGTGCGCATAAGAGCGGAGTGGCATACATAGCACAAACCGGAGGTTCTGTACGTGATGACCATGTAATTGACACTTGCGACAAATACGGCATCACCATGGCATTCACTGGTATTCGTTTATTCCATCATTAA